Proteins found in one bacterium HR11 genomic segment:
- the fdhE gene encoding Protein FdhE has translation MASFSWEQRIQRVDTLLQRYEFARDVLHFTREVLRFQQAVYRRIEQKLGPEVFAFQTSVRQLLSDRWGIFVWEGNERPLRSDFLDVHLPAFFPLFDEYLDLIRRVGPPTLAAVADRLRTDLTAEEARQVLQAYWRHEALPTGLAETEEESAHLQAVLAFLAKLFLQPYAEFLADRYPDKEWLDEAVAEGVEGGLCPLCRSRPQLSVLRPEAQGTKRSLLCALCGVEWRFKRICCPACGEERFWNLAYYKTDAFPHVRVEACLRCRRYLKGIDLSVDGHAVPLIDEIAALPLDLWAAEQGFQKIELNVVGG, from the coding sequence ATGGCCTCCTTCTCGTGGGAACAGCGAATTCAGCGCGTCGATACCCTCCTCCAGCGATACGAATTCGCCCGTGACGTCCTGCACTTTACCCGGGAGGTCCTCCGGTTTCAGCAGGCAGTCTATCGCCGCATCGAGCAGAAGCTGGGCCCCGAGGTCTTCGCCTTCCAGACGTCTGTCCGTCAGCTCCTATCAGACCGATGGGGGATCTTTGTCTGGGAAGGGAATGAACGCCCTCTTCGGAGCGACTTCCTGGACGTCCACCTGCCCGCGTTCTTCCCCCTCTTTGATGAATACCTGGACCTGATCCGTCGGGTCGGACCGCCGACCCTGGCGGCCGTCGCCGACCGGCTTCGGACGGACCTGACGGCCGAGGAGGCCCGCCAGGTCCTGCAAGCGTATTGGCGACATGAGGCTTTGCCGACAGGGCTGGCTGAGACGGAGGAAGAGTCCGCCCACCTTCAGGCCGTCCTGGCTTTCCTGGCCAAGCTGTTCCTTCAGCCCTATGCCGAATTCCTGGCCGACCGGTATCCGGACAAGGAATGGCTCGACGAAGCGGTCGCCGAGGGGGTTGAAGGCGGCCTGTGCCCGCTCTGCCGAAGTCGGCCCCAGCTGTCCGTCCTACGGCCCGAGGCCCAGGGCACGAAGCGGTCCCTCCTGTGTGCCCTGTGCGGGGTCGAGTGGCGCTTCAAACGGATCTGTTGCCCGGCTTGCGGCGAGGAACGCTTCTGGAATCTGGCGTATTACAAGACCGACGCCTTCCCCCACGTCCGGGTCGAGGCCTGCCTCCGTTGCCGCCGGTATCTGAAGGGCATCGACCTCTCCGTCGACGGCCATGCCGTTCCCCTCATCGATGAAATCGCCGCCCTCCCCCTGGACCTGTGGGCC
- the tsaD gene encoding tRNA N6-adenosine threonylcarbamoyltransferase encodes MLVYLAIETSCDETAVAVVTDEFQVLGHRVASQMEHGPYGGVVPELAARRQLEVLPAVFEATLREAGLSAEALDGIAVTRGPGLAGSLLVGVAFAKGLAVAYDKPLVGVHHVEGHLCAVRLEVPDVPLPALGLAVSGGHTHLYYIADWLDFRLVARTRDDAVGEAFDKVAKMLGLGYPGGPIIDRMAESGDPRAFSFPVPQMSDGSLDFSFSGLKTNVMNVLKRDPAAFAPDAEGRWPQRTYDLLASFQQAAVEQLLDRTRRALRMIPVRALLVAGGVASNRQLRRAMQALSEETGVPVYIPRPSLCTDNAAMIGAAAVAHFQAGHRDDPLRMDADPAWELGTAFWMSFRQG; translated from the coding sequence ATGCTTGTCTATCTGGCCATCGAAACGTCTTGCGACGAGACGGCCGTGGCCGTCGTGACCGACGAGTTTCAAGTCCTCGGTCACCGGGTCGCCTCCCAGATGGAGCACGGTCCTTACGGGGGCGTCGTCCCGGAGCTGGCGGCCCGCCGGCAATTAGAAGTCCTTCCGGCCGTCTTCGAGGCGACGCTTCGGGAGGCTGGTCTTTCCGCTGAAGCCCTCGACGGGATCGCCGTCACGCGGGGCCCCGGCTTGGCCGGGTCGCTCCTGGTCGGGGTCGCCTTCGCGAAGGGCCTGGCCGTGGCTTACGACAAGCCCCTCGTGGGGGTTCATCACGTCGAGGGCCATCTGTGCGCCGTGCGCCTGGAGGTCCCCGACGTCCCCCTGCCGGCCCTGGGCCTGGCCGTGTCCGGGGGCCACACGCATCTCTACTACATCGCCGACTGGCTCGACTTCCGACTCGTCGCTCGGACCCGGGACGACGCCGTCGGGGAGGCCTTCGACAAGGTGGCCAAAATGCTGGGTCTCGGCTACCCCGGCGGCCCCATCATCGACCGCATGGCCGAGTCGGGCGACCCCCGCGCTTTTTCCTTCCCGGTCCCCCAGATGTCGGACGGGTCCCTCGACTTCAGCTTCAGCGGCCTGAAGACGAACGTCATGAACGTCTTGAAGCGGGACCCGGCGGCCTTTGCCCCGGACGCCGAGGGCCGGTGGCCCCAGCGGACGTATGACCTCTTGGCGTCCTTCCAGCAGGCCGCCGTCGAGCAACTCCTCGACCGGACCCGTCGGGCCCTTCGGATGATCCCCGTCCGGGCCCTCCTCGTGGCCGGGGGCGTCGCCTCGAATCGCCAGCTCCGCCGGGCCATGCAGGCCCTTTCCGAAGAGACGGGCGTCCCCGTCTACATCCCCCGTCCAAGCCTCTGTACGGACAACGCGGCCATGATCGGGGCGGCGGCCGTGGCTCACTTTCAGGCCGGCCACCGGGACGACCCCCTCCGGATGGACGCCGACCCGGCGTGGGAACTCGGCACGGCCTTCTGGATGTCCTTCCGACAGGGGTAG
- the fdoH gene encoding Formate dehydrogenase-O iron-sulfur subunit: MPTVSLEVKAVSATTTPAPGMKEAPRVAKLIDVSSCIGCKACEVACQEWNDLPPSVDRPFTGSYQTMPDLQWNFWQLIKFREVLHQDGRLEWTMTKYQCMHCADPGCLRACPAPGAIVQYANGIVDFVQENCIGCGYCITGCPFDVPRLNPQTGKVSKCTLCSDRVAAGLEPACIKACPTNCLSFGTKEKLLQIAHRRVEQLKERGFTKAGVYDPPGVGGTHVIYVLPHADRPEDYGLPKDPKVSWTLKLWKGPLKWLGRLIVFGGILAAFVHYLRFGPHRVREEDTGK, translated from the coding sequence ATGCCGACGGTCAGCCTGGAAGTCAAGGCCGTCTCGGCCACGACGACGCCGGCCCCCGGGATGAAGGAAGCGCCCCGGGTCGCCAAGCTCATCGACGTCTCCTCCTGCATCGGTTGCAAGGCCTGCGAGGTCGCCTGTCAGGAGTGGAACGACCTGCCGCCCAGCGTGGACCGGCCCTTTACCGGCTCCTACCAGACGATGCCGGACCTCCAGTGGAACTTCTGGCAACTCATCAAGTTCCGGGAAGTCCTCCACCAGGACGGCCGGCTCGAATGGACGATGACGAAATACCAGTGCATGCACTGCGCCGACCCCGGGTGCCTCCGGGCCTGTCCGGCGCCGGGCGCCATCGTCCAGTACGCCAACGGGATCGTGGACTTCGTACAAGAGAACTGCATCGGCTGTGGCTACTGCATCACGGGCTGTCCCTTCGACGTGCCCCGGCTGAATCCCCAGACGGGCAAGGTCTCCAAATGCACGCTTTGCTCGGACCGGGTCGCCGCCGGTCTCGAACCGGCCTGCATCAAGGCCTGCCCGACGAACTGCCTGAGCTTCGGGACGAAGGAGAAGCTCCTTCAGATCGCCCACCGGCGGGTCGAGCAGTTGAAGGAGCGGGGCTTTACGAAGGCCGGCGTCTACGACCCGCCGGGCGTCGGCGGGACCCACGTCATCTACGTCCTGCCCCATGCGGACCGGCCGGAAGACTACGGCCTGCCGAAAGACCCGAAGGTCTCGTGGACCCTGAAGCTGTGGAAGGGACCCCTGAAGTGGTTGGGCCGCCTCATCGTGTTTGGCGGCATCCTGGCCGCCTTTGTCCATTATCTCCGCTTCGGCCCCCACCGGGTCCGGGAAGAGGATACGGGGAAGTAG
- the fdoG_1 gene encoding Formate dehydrogenase-O major subunit: protein MTNGWTDIANADVIVAMGGNPAENHPVGFRFVMEAKRKRNAKLVCVDPRFNRTAAVADHFVQIRTGTDIAFLNGLINYALQNGRYHEEYIKYYTNAPFIVKEGYEFDEKEGVFSGWDESKKAYVDKSTWDYERDEQGYARVDLTLQHPRCVFQLMKKFFARYTPEVVAQICGCSKEDFLKAADIITSTYKPDKAATFLYALGWTHHSHSVQLIHAAAMLQLLLGNVGVAGGGVNALRGHANIQGGTDCGMAYHNTAGYIPIPKAAHQSLKAYLEAHTPKPLRPNAMNFWQYLDRFFVSQLKAFYGDHATRDNDFGYHLHPKLPEDPQTGQPENWSWAFIFDHMHQGKMEGFISFGMNPVNNGPHSRKVIAALAKLKWLVVAETFPTETANFWKPEILQLVGLKPQDVQTEVFLLPAANFAEKDGTFTNSGRWIQWKWKAIDPPGEAKPDQEIIARLFLKVRELYQKEGGKFPDPILALNWWYTNPTNPSLEEVLKEINGWALTDVPDEKDPTKVVLKAGDQLSAFLQLRADGSTLSGNWLYIGVYTNAGNNAQRRSTEDPTGMGFFHHWSFNWPANRRIMYNRCSADPQGRPWDPSRPVLVWKNGKWVGDVPDYKADAPPEAVTTGLGPFIMLPEGVARLFVPGQFADGPFPEFYEPLESPVKNVLHPSHSSNPVAVVFKTTRYDRLGTPDEGYDIACTTYRLTEHFHYWTKNNPYNVQLQNEFFIEVPEELAQKKGIKNGDMVRVISARGEVRGRAMVTKRIRPMIVNGRTVYQIGMPIHWGFLGRGKQEGGLANILTPTVLDPNSFAPEYKGFLVKLEKA, encoded by the coding sequence ATGACCAACGGCTGGACCGACATCGCCAACGCCGACGTCATCGTGGCGATGGGCGGCAACCCGGCCGAGAACCACCCCGTCGGCTTCCGCTTCGTGATGGAGGCCAAGCGGAAGCGGAATGCCAAGCTCGTGTGCGTCGACCCCCGCTTCAACCGCACGGCGGCCGTCGCCGACCATTTCGTGCAGATCCGCACGGGCACCGACATCGCCTTCCTGAACGGCCTGATCAACTACGCCCTCCAGAACGGCCGGTACCATGAGGAGTACATCAAGTACTACACGAACGCCCCCTTCATCGTGAAGGAAGGCTACGAGTTCGACGAAAAGGAAGGCGTCTTCTCCGGTTGGGACGAGTCGAAAAAGGCTTATGTGGATAAATCCACATGGGACTATGAACGGGACGAGCAGGGCTACGCCCGGGTCGACCTGACCCTCCAGCATCCCCGGTGTGTCTTCCAGCTCATGAAGAAGTTCTTCGCCCGCTATACGCCCGAGGTCGTCGCTCAGATCTGCGGGTGCTCGAAGGAAGACTTCCTCAAGGCCGCCGACATCATCACGTCGACCTACAAGCCCGACAAGGCGGCGACCTTCCTGTACGCCTTAGGATGGACCCACCACAGCCATTCGGTCCAGCTCATCCACGCGGCGGCGATGCTCCAGCTCCTGCTCGGCAACGTGGGCGTCGCCGGCGGCGGCGTCAACGCCTTGCGGGGCCATGCCAACATCCAGGGCGGGACCGACTGCGGGATGGCCTACCACAACACGGCCGGGTACATCCCCATCCCGAAGGCCGCCCACCAGAGCCTGAAGGCGTACCTCGAGGCCCACACGCCGAAGCCCCTGCGCCCGAACGCGATGAACTTCTGGCAGTACCTCGACCGCTTCTTCGTCAGCCAGTTGAAGGCCTTCTACGGCGACCACGCCACGAGGGACAACGACTTCGGCTACCACCTCCACCCCAAGCTCCCCGAAGACCCCCAGACGGGCCAGCCGGAGAACTGGAGCTGGGCCTTCATCTTCGACCACATGCACCAGGGGAAGATGGAGGGCTTCATCAGCTTCGGGATGAACCCCGTCAACAACGGACCCCACTCCCGCAAGGTCATCGCCGCCCTGGCGAAGCTGAAGTGGCTCGTCGTCGCCGAGACGTTCCCGACGGAGACGGCCAACTTCTGGAAGCCCGAGATCCTCCAGCTGGTCGGCCTGAAGCCCCAGGACGTCCAGACGGAAGTCTTCCTCCTGCCGGCCGCCAACTTCGCCGAAAAGGACGGGACCTTCACGAACTCGGGCCGCTGGATTCAGTGGAAGTGGAAGGCCATCGACCCGCCCGGCGAGGCGAAGCCCGACCAGGAGATCATCGCCCGCCTCTTCCTGAAGGTCCGGGAGCTCTATCAGAAGGAAGGCGGCAAGTTCCCCGACCCCATCCTGGCCCTGAACTGGTGGTACACGAACCCGACGAACCCGTCCCTCGAAGAAGTCCTCAAGGAGATCAACGGCTGGGCCCTGACGGACGTCCCCGACGAGAAGGACCCGACGAAGGTCGTCCTGAAGGCCGGCGACCAGCTCAGCGCCTTCCTGCAACTCCGGGCCGACGGCTCGACGCTGTCGGGCAACTGGCTGTACATCGGCGTTTACACGAATGCCGGCAACAACGCCCAGCGGCGCTCGACGGAAGACCCGACGGGCATGGGGTTCTTCCATCACTGGTCGTTCAATTGGCCGGCCAACCGCCGCATCATGTACAACCGCTGTTCGGCCGATCCCCAGGGCCGGCCGTGGGACCCGAGCCGGCCGGTCCTCGTCTGGAAGAACGGGAAGTGGGTCGGCGACGTGCCCGACTACAAGGCGGACGCCCCGCCGGAGGCCGTGACGACGGGCCTCGGCCCCTTCATCATGCTCCCCGAGGGCGTCGCCCGCCTGTTCGTCCCGGGTCAGTTCGCCGACGGGCCCTTCCCCGAGTTCTACGAGCCCCTCGAGTCGCCCGTGAAGAACGTCCTCCACCCCTCCCACAGCTCGAATCCCGTCGCCGTCGTCTTCAAGACGACCCGATACGACCGGCTGGGCACGCCCGACGAGGGCTACGACATCGCCTGTACGACGTACCGGCTGACCGAGCACTTCCACTACTGGACGAAGAACAACCCGTACAATGTCCAGCTTCAGAACGAGTTCTTCATCGAGGTCCCCGAGGAGCTGGCCCAGAAAAAGGGTATCAAAAACGGCGACATGGTTCGCGTGATTTCGGCCCGGGGCGAGGTCCGGGGCCGGGCGATGGTGACCAAGCGGATCCGGCCCATGATCGTGAACGGGCGGACGGTCTATCAGATCGGCATGCCCATCCACTGGGGCTTCCTCGGACGCGGCAAGCAGGAGGGCGGGTTGGCCAACATCCTGACGCCGACGGTCCTCGACCCGAACTCCTTCGCCCCCGAATACAAGGGATTCCTCGTCAAACTCGAAAAGGCGTAA
- the fdoI gene encoding Formate dehydrogenase, cytochrome b556(fdo) subunit: protein MADRDEIQRFTMAERLIHWAVAISFVYLVLSGLALFHPSFYWLAYVLGGGPVIRQWHPIVGVLMFVFLTAMYLKWRRDMKLDDLDRRWLRQVHKYIRHEEGVPEAGRFNAGQKLLFKTMTLMGVLLLLSGIPLWFPMRFSRNLREWSILVHEVAALVAIGGLIAHIYMGTAVVRGSMRAMLTGWVSRAWARAHHPRWAREFERTS from the coding sequence ATGGCCGACCGGGACGAAATTCAGCGTTTCACGATGGCCGAGCGCCTCATTCACTGGGCCGTGGCGATTTCCTTCGTCTACCTGGTCCTGTCGGGCCTGGCCCTGTTCCACCCCAGCTTTTACTGGCTGGCCTATGTCCTGGGCGGCGGCCCCGTCATCCGCCAGTGGCACCCCATCGTCGGCGTCCTCATGTTCGTATTCCTGACGGCGATGTATCTGAAATGGCGGCGGGACATGAAGCTGGACGACCTGGACCGCCGGTGGCTCCGTCAGGTCCACAAGTACATCCGCCATGAAGAAGGCGTTCCCGAAGCGGGCCGCTTTAATGCGGGCCAGAAGCTCCTCTTTAAGACGATGACCCTGATGGGCGTCCTGCTCCTGCTTTCGGGCATCCCCCTGTGGTTTCCGATGCGCTTTTCCCGAAATTTGCGGGAATGGAGCATCCTGGTCCATGAAGTCGCCGCCCTGGTTGCCATCGGAGGCCTGATCGCCCATATTTATATGGGAACGGCCGTCGTGCGGGGCAGTATGCGGGCCATGCTGACGGGTTGGGTGTCGCGAGCGTGGGCGCGAGCGCATCATCCCCGATGGGCCCGTGAGTTTGAACGCACTTCTTGA
- the argR_1 gene encoding Arginine repressor, whose protein sequence is MPISKAVRQRWIREILEQEVIGTHRDLQARLAARGASVTQATISRDLREMGVVRIPIGRGRSRYVLPAPVPAPKPEPEQVRSVFQQFIMDVRGTGNLVLIKTTPSAAPAVADLLDRLAWPELLGTVAGEDTILAVLNSARHRGEFIRKLDRFRRTT, encoded by the coding sequence ATGCCGATATCCAAGGCCGTTCGTCAACGGTGGATTCGGGAGATCCTCGAACAGGAGGTCATCGGGACCCATCGGGACCTGCAGGCCCGCCTGGCGGCCCGGGGGGCCTCGGTGACGCAGGCGACCATCTCCCGGGACTTGCGGGAGATGGGCGTCGTCCGCATCCCCATCGGCCGGGGCCGATCCCGCTATGTCCTTCCGGCCCCGGTCCCGGCCCCGAAGCCGGAGCCCGAACAGGTTCGGTCTGTCTTCCAACAGTTCATCATGGACGTCCGGGGCACGGGAAACCTCGTCCTGATCAAGACGACCCCGAGCGCGGCTCCGGCCGTGGCCGACCTGTTGGACCGCTTGGCCTGGCCCGAACTCCTGGGGACCGTGGCCGGCGAGGACACGATCCTGGCCGTCCTGAATTCGGCCCGACATCGGGGAGAGTTCATCCGGAAGTTGGACCGCTTTCGTCGGACGACGTGA
- the fdoG_2 gene encoding Formate dehydrogenase-O major subunit, whose translation MELTRRSFLKLGLQLGAGGALVKAFGFDVRPALAQTRTLKIDRTTETRSICPYCSVSCSVIIHTLGDKAHNVTGTTVVHVEGDPDSPINRGTLCPKGITLKQNIVNDLRLTKVLYRAPGSDRWEEKSWDWAIEQIARRIKDTRDRHLIEQDHKGRIVHALTAIGVIGGCTDTNENNYLITKAFRAGLGIIPLEQQSRI comes from the coding sequence ATGGAGCTCACGAGAAGGTCCTTCCTCAAGCTGGGCCTTCAGCTCGGGGCGGGCGGCGCCCTCGTGAAGGCCTTCGGCTTCGACGTGCGACCGGCCCTGGCCCAGACCCGGACGCTCAAGATCGACCGGACGACCGAGACGCGGAGCATCTGCCCCTATTGCTCCGTCAGTTGTAGCGTGATCATTCACACCCTCGGCGACAAGGCGCACAACGTCACGGGCACGACGGTCGTCCACGTCGAGGGCGACCCCGACAGCCCTATCAATCGCGGCACGCTGTGCCCCAAGGGGATCACCCTCAAGCAGAACATCGTCAACGACCTGCGGCTGACGAAGGTCCTGTACCGGGCGCCCGGAAGCGACCGATGGGAAGAAAAGTCCTGGGACTGGGCCATCGAGCAGATCGCCCGTCGCATCAAGGATACGCGGGACCGGCACCTGATCGAGCAAGACCATAAGGGCCGCATCGTCCACGCCCTGACGGCCATCGGCGTCATCGGCGGCTGTACGGACACGAACGAAAACAACTACCTCATCACGAAGGCGTTCCGGGCGGGCCTCGGCATCATCCCCCTGGAACAGCAGAGCCGTATCTGA